The following are from one region of the Actinomycetota bacterium genome:
- a CDS encoding IS701 family transposase codes for MRVLQAPTKALPELARFLEPFHVHFARSEGPAALERYLTGLLTEQPNKNCDTIAQVVPGTSEQRLQGLLTEMVWDQDDLNGQRVRRMLSLPTEGDAVLIFDDTGFAKQGKCSVGVQRQYSGTLGKRGNCQISVNCHYAEKTVAWPVAMRLYLPQPWADDPVRRAKAHVPEEVTFQTKPAIALALLDQARALGIPHACVTADADYGDNPNFLDGLDIRKERHVVAVRCDFAVAVEREAAPQRADAAVAAQGQRSWRTIHWREGSKGWLGARFVAARGWRVRGDGTRRIGWLIGEDSADGKRRYFWSDFGPHTALETMVEYAHRRHWVEQYHEEAKGLLGWDQYQGRLWSGFHRHAASVMLAYSFLVWREWPQRQERARPGRPRRAFSPSAGPTSCVPAGGASPGVRLAPARSGQGVVVA; via the coding sequence ATGCGCGTCCTGCAAGCACCCACGAAGGCGCTGCCGGAACTGGCCCGGTTCCTGGAACCGTTCCACGTCCACTTCGCTCGCAGCGAGGGCCCCGCCGCACTGGAACGCTACCTCACCGGCCTCTTGACCGAGCAGCCCAACAAGAATTGCGACACCATCGCCCAGGTCGTCCCCGGCACCTCCGAGCAGCGCCTCCAGGGCCTGCTCACCGAGATGGTCTGGGACCAAGACGACCTCAACGGCCAACGGGTCCGGCGGATGCTCTCCCTGCCCACCGAGGGCGATGCCGTCCTGATCTTCGACGACACCGGCTTCGCCAAGCAAGGTAAGTGCTCCGTGGGCGTCCAGCGCCAGTACTCCGGCACCCTCGGCAAGCGCGGCAACTGTCAGATCAGCGTCAACTGCCACTACGCCGAGAAGACCGTGGCCTGGCCCGTGGCGATGCGACTCTATCTGCCCCAGCCGTGGGCCGACGATCCCGTCCGCCGGGCCAAGGCCCACGTCCCCGAGGAGGTGACCTTCCAGACCAAGCCCGCGATCGCCCTGGCCTTGCTCGACCAGGCCCGCGCCCTGGGCATCCCGCACGCCTGCGTGACGGCCGACGCCGACTATGGCGACAACCCCAACTTCCTGGATGGTCTGGACATCCGCAAGGAGCGTCACGTGGTCGCCGTCCGCTGCGACTTTGCCGTGGCCGTGGAGCGGGAGGCGGCCCCCCAACGGGCCGACGCGGCGGTCGCCGCCCAGGGCCAGCGATCGTGGCGGACCATCCACTGGCGCGAAGGCAGCAAGGGCTGGCTGGGCGCACGCTTCGTGGCGGCCCGCGGCTGGCGGGTGCGGGGGGACGGCACGCGGCGGATCGGCTGGCTGATCGGGGAGGATAGCGCCGACGGGAAGCGGCGCTACTTCTGGAGCGACTTCGGCCCGCACACGGCGCTGGAGACGATGGTGGAGTATGCCCACCGGCGGCACTGGGTGGAGCAGTATCACGAGGAAGCGAAGGGGTTGCTGGGCTGGGATCAGTACCAGGGGCGGCTGTGGTCGGGCTTCCACCGGCACGCGGCGAGCGTGATGCTGGCGTACAGCTTCCTGGTCTGGCGCGAGTGGCCGCAGCGTCAGGAGCGCGCCCGCCCGGGACGCCCGCGGCGGGCTTTTTCCCCCTCGGCCGGACCGACGTCGTGCGTCCCTGCCGGAGGTGCATCGCCAGGTGTGCGACTGGCTCCGGCTCGAAGCGGCCAAGGAGTTGTTGTCGCGTGA